A genomic stretch from Malus domestica chromosome 15, GDT2T_hap1 includes:
- the LOC103440197 gene encoding pentatricopeptide repeat-containing protein At5g42310, chloroplastic-like gives MMLLPVPLPGSTCFPSIQFTSSILIRHHHHVWPLSATAAAAVTNSSEPHLPPNPSSSTTIHSTPTSTSTSTRRLGDDQAAASAHDFGPLLTFLANSMSSDDDSASSSSSSPTSLDPTEFQLAQSYGAVPAPLWHSLLKSLCASSSSSSIGLAYAVVSWLQKHNLCFSYELFYSILIHALGRSEKLFEAFLLSQRQSLTPLAYNALIGACARNGDLEKALHLMSRMHQDGYGSDFVYYSLIIQSLTRSNKIDSPIMLKLYREIESESIEIDDQLFNDIIAGFAKAGEPSQAMHLLAMVQATGLNPKTATLVAVISSLGNSGRVVEAEAIFEEMREGGLQPRTRAYNALLKGYVKAGQLKDAESIVSQMEKSGISPDEHTYSLLIDAYANAGRWESARIVLKEMEAGNVQTNSYVFSRILASYRDRGEWQKSFQVLREMKSSGVRPDRHFYNVMIDTCGKSNCLDNAMATFERMLSEGIDPDTVTWNTLIDCYCKSSHHVRAEELFEEMQQSGCAPCATTYNIMINSFGEQQRWDDVKGLLGKMQAQGLLPNIVTYTTLVDIYGKSGRFTDAIECLEVMKSAGMKPSPTMYNALINAYAQRGLSE, from the exons ATGATGCTTCTGCCAGTGCCACTGCCAGGTTCGACTTGCTTCccttccattcaatttacttcGTCCATACTCatccgccaccaccaccatgtcTGGCCTCTGTCCGCCACCGCAGCCGCTGCCGTTACCAATTCATCCGAACCCCATCTGCCCCCAAATCCATCTTCCTCAACTACGATTCATTCAACCCCAACCTCAACCTCAACCTCGACACGACGCCTTGGAGACGACCAAGCTGCGGCTTCCGCCCACGACTTCGGTCCCCTCCTCACCTTCCTCGCCAACTCCATGTCATCCGATGATGATtctgcctcctcctcctcctcctccccaaCCTCACTCGACCCGACGGAGTTCCAGCTGGCCCAGTCCTACGGCGCTGTCCCCGCCCCACTCTGGCACTCTCTCCTCAAATCCCTCtgcgcctcctcctcctcctcctccattgGACTTGCCTACGCCGTCGTTTCGTGGCTCCAAAAGCACAACCTCTGCTTCTCCTAtgaactcttctactccatCCTCATCCACGCCCTCGGCCGCtccgagaagctcttcgaggCCTTCTTGCTCTCCCAGCGCcaatccctcactcccctcgcCTACAATGCCCTCATCGGCGCCTGTGCTCGCAACGGCGACCTCGAGAAGGCCCTCCATTTGATGTCCCGCATGCACCAGGACGGTTACGGCTCCGACTTTGTCTACTACAGCTTGATCATTCAGTCCCTCACCCGCTCCAACAAGATTGATTCTCCAATCATGCTCAAGCTCTACAGGGAGATCGAGTCCGAGAGCATTGAGATTGATGACCAGCTCTTCAACGACATCATTGCTGGTTTTGCTAAAGCCGGCGAGCCCTCCCAGGCTATGCACCTTCTGGCCATGGTCCAGGCCACTGGCTTGAACCCCAAAACCGCCACTCTGGTTGCTGTCATCTCATCCTTAGGGAATTCCGGCAGGGTAGTAGAAGCCGAAGCTATCTTCGAGGAAATGAGAGAAGGAGGACTGCAACCCAGGACCAGGGCCTACAATGCCCTCCTCAAAGGCTATGTAAAGGCAGGTCAACTGAAAGATGCCGAATCCATCGTGTCCCAGATGGAGAAGAGCGGCATTTCCCCCGATGAGCACACTTACAGCCTGCTCATCGATGCCTATGCAAATGCTGGCAGGTGGGAAAGCGCAAGAATTGTGTTGAAAGAGATGGAAGCTGGCAATGTGCAGACCAATTCTTATGTTTTCAGCAGGATTTTAGCCAGCTACCGCGATAGAGGGGAGTGGCAAAAGTCGTTCCAAGTTTTGAGGGAGATGAAGAGCAGTGGAGTAAGACCCGATAGGCATTTTTACAATGTCATGATTGACACTTGTGGAAAGTCCAATTGTCTTGATAATGCTATGGCTACCTTTGAAAGGATGCTATCTGAGGGAATCGACCCGGACACCGTCACCTGGAATACGCTTATAGATTGTTATTGCAAGTCAAGCCACCATGTAAGGGCGGAGGAGCTGTTTGAGGAAATGCAGCAAAGTGGGTGTGCCCCTTGCGCCACCACCTATAACATCATGATCAATTCCTTTGGGGAGCAGCAAAGGTGGGATGATGTGAAAGGCTTGTTGGGGAAGATGCAGGCTCAGGGTTTACTGCCCAACATAGTTACGTATACCACATTGGTTGACATTTATGGAAAGTCGGGTAGATTTACTGATGCAATAGAGTGTTTGGAGGTTATGAAGTCTGCAGGCATGAAACCATCCCCGACAATGTACAATGCCTTAATTAATGCCTATGCACAAAGA GGTTTGTCGGAGTAA
- the LOC103440312 gene encoding limonoid 7-O-acetyltransferse-like, whose amino-acid sequence MSTSKMQVKIISDECIKPSSPTPQHLRTHKLSLLDQFIPSIYVPMILFFNPSSSIHPININITTPMRSQLLKQSLSETLTHFHPLAGRIRDSLSIDCNDERARYIEAEVDSNLSQFLNHPDLSFISQFLPGEASWHEAAPGAHVAMMQITNFACGGFVLGAFVSHMVVDGTALSAFFKAWAAATFRYIATPNTPHYIYTKGKFDAPSLFPQNDAYPREATMMALYYRFLKVGNCVTRRIVFDAPALATLKRKAASSTVPNPTRVEVVTALIWKHIMAAFNLKTERNIVQNRSTTLITHAVNLRRRAVPPFSEYTMGNFLSMAAALSQCSTEDNYQKEDNLAHVDDDRDHELGRLAKHVREAISKLDGDFVQSLQGDGTRGLTKFCEPFKEIRETLSRTSADAADGQSLDCIGFSSWCNFGLYEVDFGWGKPSWVSCVGGKRGADEPVYMNMVVLMDTRSGDGVEAWIYLDEQDIAILEHDPHFLAFVSLNPSPLSVAIKTP is encoded by the coding sequence ATGTCGACGTCCAAGATGCAAGTCAAGATAATTTCCGATGAGTGCATCAAACCCTCTTCCCCAACACCCCAACACCTGAGAACCCACAAGCTCTCCCTTTTAGACCAGTTCATTCCCTCCATCTATGTACCCATGATCCTCTTCTTTAACCCCTCGTCCTCCATTCACcccattaatattaatattactACTCCAATGAGGTCCCAACTGCTAAAGCAATCCCTCTCAGAAACCTTGACTCACTTTCACCCACTTGCCGGTAGAATTAGAGATAGTCTTTCTATTGATTGCAATGACGAGCGGGCTCGTTACATAGAGGCCGAAGTTGACTCCAATCTCTCCCAGTTTCTCAACCATCCTGATCTCTCATTCATCAGTCAGTTCCTTCCCGGTGAGGCTAGTTGGCACGAAGCAGCTCCCGGAGCTCATGTAGCTATGATGCAAATCACCAACTTTGCATGCGGCGGTTTCGTTCTGGGTGCCTTTGTCTCACATATGGTTGTTGATGGAACCGCTTTGAGCGCCTTCTTCAAAGCTTGGGCCGCTGCAACATTTCGCTACATAGCGACTCCTAACACTCCTCATTATATTTATACCAAGGGTAAGTTTGATGCACCATCTTTGTTTCCCCAAAATGATGCATACCCAAGAGAAGCGACTATGATGGCTTTGTACTACCGCTTCCTGAAAGTGGGAAACTGTGTTACAAGGAGAATTGTATTTGATGCTCCTGCTCTGGCCACACTCAAGAGAAAAGCAGCCAGCTCAACGGTGCCAAATCCAACGCGTGTGGAGGTTGTCACGGCACTCATCTGGAAGCACATTATGGCTGCCTTTAACTTGAAGACCGAACGTAATATTGTTCAGAACCGAAGCACAACTCTGATAACACACGCTGTGAATTTGCGTCGAAGAGCTGTGCCACCATTTTCCGAATACACTATGGGAAATTTTCTGTCCATGGCAGCCGCACTGTCACAATGCAGTACTGAAGATAATTATCAAAAGGAGGACAACTTAGCTCATGTTGATGATGATCGTGATCATGAGTTGGGTAGGTTGGCGAAGCATGTGAGGGAAGCAATAAGCAAACTTGATGGTGATTTTGTACAAAGCCTACAAGGAGATGGGACTAGAGGGCTCACCAAATTCTGTGAGCCTTTCAAGGAGATAAGAGAGACTTTGTCTCGCACAAGTGCAGATGCAGCTGATGGACAGAGCCTGGATTGTATAGGGTTTAGCAGCTGGTGCAATTTTGGTCTTTATGAAGTTGATTTTGGGTGGGGAAAGCCGTCGTGGGTGTCATGTGTTGGAGGAAAGAGGGGTGCAGATGAGCCTGTGTACATGAATATGGTGGTTTTAATGGATACAAGGTCGGGGGATGGGGTTGAAGCCTGGATTTATCTAGATGAGCAAGACATTGCTATATTAGAGCATGATCCTCACTTCcttgcttttgtttctttaaaccctAGTCCTCTTTCTGTTGCCATCAAAACACCATAG